In the Vitis vinifera cultivar Pinot Noir 40024 chromosome 2, ASM3070453v1 genome, one interval contains:
- the LOC100247282 gene encoding uncharacterized protein LOC100247282 isoform X3: MVRGRDACWEHCVLVDATRQKVRCNYCHREFSGGVYRMKFHLAQIKNKDIVSCTEVPNDVRDQIQSILSTPKKQKTPKKTKVDLAANGQQNSSSASGDFHPNHGSSGQHGSTCPLLFPRPSPSEQPAVDDEQKQKQDDADKKVAVFFFHNSVPFSAAKSMYYQEMVDAIAECGVGYKAPSYEKLRSTLMEKVKCDVNDCCKKLRDGWRATGCTILCDCWSDGRTKSLVVFSVTCPKGTLFLKSVDISGHADDAHYLYELLESVVLEVGLENVVQVITDSAASYVYAGRLLMAKYTTLFWSPCASFCIDKMLEDISKQEWVSTVLEEAKTITHYIYSHAWILNMMRKFTGGRELIRPRITRFVTNFLSLRSIVVQEDNLKLMFSHMDWMSSVYSRRPDAQNVKSLLYLERFWKSAHEAVSVSEPLVKVLRIVDGDMPAMGYIYEGIERAKIAIKGYYNSIEEKYMPIWDIIDRRWNVQLHSPLHAAAAFLNPSIFYGPNFKVDLRMRNGFQEAMRKMATEDRDKIEITKEHPIYINAQGALGTEFAIMGRTLNAAGDWWAGYGYEIPTLQRAAIRILSQPCSSHWCGWNWSSFEALHTKKRNRMELEKLNDLVLVHCNLHLQAIIQSRDGKCKPIIFDEIDVGSEWPTEMESPSPLLDDSWLDNLPLECKGSP, encoded by the exons ATGGTCCGAGGAAGAGATGCCTGTTGGGAGCACTGTGTCCTTGTTGATGCAACAAGACAGAAGGTTAGATGTAATTATTGTCATCGGGAGTTCAGTGGGGGGGTTTACAGGATGAAGTTTCATTTAGctcaaattaaaaacaaagacATAGTTTCCTGTACCGAAGTCCCAAATGATGTACGGGATCAGATACAAAGTATATTGAGCACCCCCAAGAAACAGAAAACTCCCAAGAAAACAAAGGTGGATCTAGCAGCCAATGGTCAACAAAATAGCTCTTCTGCTAGTGGTGACTTTCATCCTAACCATGGTTCTAGTGGACAGCATGGAAGCACCTGTCCTTTGTTATTTCCACGCCCTTCACCAAGTGAACAACCAGCAGTGGATGATGAACAAAAGCAAAAGCAGGATGATGCTGATAAAAAGGTTGctgtatttttctttcataattcTGTTCCTTTTAGTGCTGCTAAATCCATGTACTATCAGGAAATGGTGGATGCTATAGCTGAGTGTGGGGTGGGCTATAAAGCCCCAAGTTATGAAAAGTTGAGGTCTACTCTCATGGAAAAGGTGAAATGTGATGTAAATGATTGTTGCAAGAAACTTAGAGATGGGTGGAGAGCAACAGGTTGCACAATCTTGTGTGATTGCTGGTCTGATGGTAGGACCAAATCACTTGTGGTATTTTCAGTAACATGCCCAAAAGGGACGCTATTTCTTAAGTCAGTTGATATATCAGGGCATGCAGATGATGCACACTACTTGTATGAATTGCTTGAGTCAGTTGTTTTGGAGGTTGGTCTggaaaatgttgttcaagtaATAACTGACAGTGCTGCTAGCTATGTTTATGCAGGAAGGCTTCTGATGGCCAAGTACACAACATTGTTCTGGTCTCCTTGTGCTTCATTTTGTATTGACAAGATGTTGGAAGATATCAGTAAGCAAGAGTGGGTGAGTACAGTCTTGGAGGAGGCAAAGACCATCACACATTACATATATAGTCATGCATGGATTTTGAATATGATGAGAAAGTTCACTGGTGGAAGAGAGTTGATCCGCCCAAGAATTACTAGATTTGTGACCAATTTCCTCTCTTTGAGGTCCATTGTGGTTCAGGAAGACAATCTGAAACTCATGTTCTCTCATATGGACTGGATGTCATCTGTTTACAGTAGACGTCCTGATGCACAGAATGTGAAGTCCTTGTTGTATTTGGAGAGATTTTGGAAGTCTGCACATGAGGCTGTGAGCGTGTCTGAACCACTCGTTAAGGTTCTAAGGATTGTAGATGGGGACATGCCTGCTATGGGATATATATATGAGGGAATAGAGAGGGCAAAGATTGCAATCAAAGGATATTATAACAGTATTGAAGAGAAATATATGCCGATTTGGGATATAATTGATAGAAGATGGAATGTGCAGCTTCACTCGCCATTGCATGCAGCAGCAGCTTTCCTTAATCCATCCATTTTTTACGGCCCAAACTTTAAGGTTGATTTGAGGATGCGGAATGGGTTTCAAGAAGCCATGAGGAAGATGGCCACTGAAGATAGAGATAaaatagaaatcactaaagaacatcctatatatataaatgcaCAAGGTGCTCTTGGTACTGAGTTTGCAATCATGGGAAGGACATTGAATGCTGCAG GTGATTGGTGGGCAGGATATGGCTATGAAATCCCAACACTGCAGAGGGCTGCAATCCGGATATTGAGCCAACCTTGCAGTTCTCATTGGTGCGGGTGGAACTGGAGCTCCTTTGAGGCCCTGCATACCAAGAAACGCAACAGAATGGAGCTGGAGAAACTCAATGATTTGGTTCTGGTGCATTGCAATCTCCATTTACAAGCCATTATTCAGAGTAGGGATGGAAAATGTAAACCTATTATTTTTGATGAAATAGATGTTGGTTCTGAATGGCCCACTGAAATGGAATCTCCATCCCCTCTCTTGGATGATTCATGGTTGGACAATCTACCCCTTGAATGCAAAGGTAGTCCTTGA
- the LOC132254891 gene encoding uncharacterized protein LOC132254891, whose protein sequence is MAGSQKASGSENKTIDSSHPLYIHHSDQPGHVLVPIKLNGVNYQSWSKAVIHALIAKKGTVEEPSQEDEPFMFEQWNQCNSMILSWLTHAVESDIAEGIIHAKTAREVWVDLRDQFSQKNAPTVFQIQKSIATMSQGTMTVAAYFTKIKALWDELETYRSPLTCNQRQTHLEQREEDRLMQFLMGLNESYKAVRSNILMMSPLPNVRQAYSLIVQEEMQRQVSSEPTENFSIAAAVPGKGGNPRQKMCDHCNRSGHTIDECRTLKFHCKFCDKRGHTEDRCRLKNGSNNKMGQFRGQRPFGRGNQPSANATESQEMSDSTSSSTVQGFTTEQIQQLAQAIRALNHSNSGNIDAYANAAGATDHIVSHMSLFTDLKPSNVTTVNLPNGAASPITHTDTDLVSGKMIGSGKQRGGLYYMHPSANKSIFIKN, encoded by the exons ATGGCTGGCAGTCAGAAGGCTTCTGGATCAGAAAACAAGACCATCGATTCTTCACATCCCCTCTATATTCATCATTCAGATCAACCAGGCCATGTTTTGGTGCCCATCAAATTAAATGGGGTCAACTATCAATCATGGAGCAAAGCAGTTATTCATGCCCTTATTGCCAAGAAGGGGACAGTTGAAGAACCATCGCAGGAAGATGAACCCTTTATGTTTGAACAGTGGAATCAATGCAACAGCATGATACTTTCTTGGCTAACTCATGCTGTTGAATCGGACATTGCTGAAGGAATTATCCATGCTAAAACAGCACGCGAAGTGTGGGTTGATTTGCGTGACCAGTTTTCTCAAAAGAATGCTCCAACGGTTTTTCAAATACAGAAATCAATCGCCACCATGTCGCAAGGAACGATGACAGTAGCTGCATATTTTACAAAGATCAAAGCCTTATGGGACGAGCTTGAGACATACCGTTCCCCGCTGACCTGCAACCAACGGCAAACACATCTCGAGCAAAGGGAGGAAGACCGTCTTATGCAATTTCTAATGGGTTTGAATGAGTCATATAAGGCAGTGAGATCCAATATTTTGATGATGTCGCCATTGCCCAATGTCCGTCAAGCATACTCTTTAATTGTCCAGGAAGAGATGCAACGACAAGTTTCTTCTGAGCCAACCGAGAATTTCTCAATAGCTGCCGCAGTCCCGGGAAAAGGAGGTAATCCAAGACAAAAAATGTGTGACCATTGTAACAGATCCGGACATACCATAGATGAATGTCGGACTCTTAAATTTCACTGTAAGTTCTGTGATAAAAGAGGTCACACGGAGGATAGATGCCGACTGAAAAATGGGAGCAATAACAAAATGGGACAATTCCGAGGACAACGTCCTTTTGGTCGTGGGAATCAGCCCTCAGCAAACGCGACAGAATCCCAGGAAATGTCTGATTCGACTTCTTCTAGTACAGTCCAGGGGTTCACTACAGAACAAATACAACAGTTGGCTCAAGCAATTCGTGCATTAAATCACAGTAATTCCGGTAATATTGACGCATATGCAAATGCTGCAG GTGCCACGGATCACATCGTTTCCCACATGTCTCTTTTCACTGATCTCAAACCTTCTAATGTCACAACTGTTAATTTACCAAATGGTGCAGCATCACCAATAACACACACTGACACC GACTTGGtttcggggaagatgattggctcGGGTAAACAGCGTGGTGGTCTATACTACATGCATCCATCAGCAAATAAATCG ATATTCATAAAGAATTAG
- the LOC100259031 gene encoding MYB-like transcription factor ODO1 has protein sequence MGRQPCCDKLGVKKGPWTAEEDKKLINFILTNGQCCWRAVPKLAGLRRCGKSCRLRWTNYLRPDLKRGLLTESEEQLVIDLHARLGNRWSKIAARLPGRTDNEIKNHWNTHIKKKLLKMGIDPVTHEPFHKQAAAKETSPRADHFPENDTHNLQLPDSDGIINSDQDNSSSSPPENSSSTDESRLLDSVCNDDSLMNCLWGDEMPLVDASWKFPSAGENFSNMGLPSWDDSCAWLLDCQDFGIHDFGIDCFNDIEVNSLNTLEMGDKH, from the exons ATGGGAAGACAACCTTGCTGTGACAAGCTTGGGGTGAAGAAAGGGCCGTGGACGGCTGAGGAAGATAAAAAACTCATCAACTTCATTCTCACTAATGGCCAGTGCTGTTGGCGTGCTGTTCCTAAGCTTGCCGGACTCCGCCGCTGCGGCAAGAGTTGTCGTCTTCGCTGGACTAACTATCTCCGCCCGGACTTGAAGAGAGGCCTCCTCACTGAATCCGAAGAACAATTGGTTATTGATCTTCATGCCCGCCTCGGCAACAG GTGGTCCAAGATTGCAGCACGGTTGCCTGGAAGAACAGATAATGAGATTAAGAATCACTGGAACACCCACATCAAGAAAAAGCTTCTTAAGATGGGAATTGACCCAGTCACTCACGAGCCCTTCCACAAACAAGCTGCGGCTAAGGAGACTTCACCTCGGGCTGATCATTTTCCAGAAAATGACACCCATAATCTCCAGTTACCCGATTCCGACGGCATCATCAACTCTGATCAGGACAACTCCAGCTCATCACCACCCGAAAATTCATCCAGTACTGATGAGTCCCGCTTGCTAGACAGCGTTTGCAACGATGACTCACTGATGAATTGCTTGTGGGGTGATGAAATGCCACTAGTTGATGCTTCATGGAAGTTTCCCTCAGCCGGAGAGAACTTCAGTAACATGGGGTTACCATCGTGGGATGACAGTTGTGCATGGTTACTCGACTGCCAGGATTTTGGCATTCATGATTTCGGTATCGATTGTTTTAATGACATCGAGGTAAACTCGTTGAATACATTAGAGATGGGGGACAAGCACTAG
- the LOC100247282 gene encoding uncharacterized protein LOC100247282 isoform X1, giving the protein MTKRGKRWCFALPQIMVRGRDACWEHCVLVDATRQKVRCNYCHREFSGGVYRMKFHLAQIKNKDIVSCTEVPNDVRDQIQSILSTPKKQKTPKKTKVDLAANGQQNSSSASGDFHPNHGSSGQHGSTCPLLFPRPSPSEQPAVDDEQKQKQDDADKKVAVFFFHNSVPFSAAKSMYYQEMVDAIAECGVGYKAPSYEKLRSTLMEKVKCDVNDCCKKLRDGWRATGCTILCDCWSDGRTKSLVVFSVTCPKGTLFLKSVDISGHADDAHYLYELLESVVLEVGLENVVQVITDSAASYVYAGRLLMAKYTTLFWSPCASFCIDKMLEDISKQEWVSTVLEEAKTITHYIYSHAWILNMMRKFTGGRELIRPRITRFVTNFLSLRSIVVQEDNLKLMFSHMDWMSSVYSRRPDAQNVKSLLYLERFWKSAHEAVSVSEPLVKVLRIVDGDMPAMGYIYEGIERAKIAIKGYYNSIEEKYMPIWDIIDRRWNVQLHSPLHAAAAFLNPSIFYGPNFKVDLRMRNGFQEAMRKMATEDRDKIEITKEHPIYINAQGALGTEFAIMGRTLNAAGDWWAGYGYEIPTLQRAAIRILSQPCSSHWCGWNWSSFEALHTKKRNRMELEKLNDLVLVHCNLHLQAIIQSRDGKCKPIIFDEIDVGSEWPTEMESPSPLLDDSWLDNLPLECKGSP; this is encoded by the exons ATgacaaaaagaggaaaaagatggTGCTTTGCACTTCCACAG ATAATGGTCCGAGGAAGAGATGCCTGTTGGGAGCACTGTGTCCTTGTTGATGCAACAAGACAGAAGGTTAGATGTAATTATTGTCATCGGGAGTTCAGTGGGGGGGTTTACAGGATGAAGTTTCATTTAGctcaaattaaaaacaaagacATAGTTTCCTGTACCGAAGTCCCAAATGATGTACGGGATCAGATACAAAGTATATTGAGCACCCCCAAGAAACAGAAAACTCCCAAGAAAACAAAGGTGGATCTAGCAGCCAATGGTCAACAAAATAGCTCTTCTGCTAGTGGTGACTTTCATCCTAACCATGGTTCTAGTGGACAGCATGGAAGCACCTGTCCTTTGTTATTTCCACGCCCTTCACCAAGTGAACAACCAGCAGTGGATGATGAACAAAAGCAAAAGCAGGATGATGCTGATAAAAAGGTTGctgtatttttctttcataattcTGTTCCTTTTAGTGCTGCTAAATCCATGTACTATCAGGAAATGGTGGATGCTATAGCTGAGTGTGGGGTGGGCTATAAAGCCCCAAGTTATGAAAAGTTGAGGTCTACTCTCATGGAAAAGGTGAAATGTGATGTAAATGATTGTTGCAAGAAACTTAGAGATGGGTGGAGAGCAACAGGTTGCACAATCTTGTGTGATTGCTGGTCTGATGGTAGGACCAAATCACTTGTGGTATTTTCAGTAACATGCCCAAAAGGGACGCTATTTCTTAAGTCAGTTGATATATCAGGGCATGCAGATGATGCACACTACTTGTATGAATTGCTTGAGTCAGTTGTTTTGGAGGTTGGTCTggaaaatgttgttcaagtaATAACTGACAGTGCTGCTAGCTATGTTTATGCAGGAAGGCTTCTGATGGCCAAGTACACAACATTGTTCTGGTCTCCTTGTGCTTCATTTTGTATTGACAAGATGTTGGAAGATATCAGTAAGCAAGAGTGGGTGAGTACAGTCTTGGAGGAGGCAAAGACCATCACACATTACATATATAGTCATGCATGGATTTTGAATATGATGAGAAAGTTCACTGGTGGAAGAGAGTTGATCCGCCCAAGAATTACTAGATTTGTGACCAATTTCCTCTCTTTGAGGTCCATTGTGGTTCAGGAAGACAATCTGAAACTCATGTTCTCTCATATGGACTGGATGTCATCTGTTTACAGTAGACGTCCTGATGCACAGAATGTGAAGTCCTTGTTGTATTTGGAGAGATTTTGGAAGTCTGCACATGAGGCTGTGAGCGTGTCTGAACCACTCGTTAAGGTTCTAAGGATTGTAGATGGGGACATGCCTGCTATGGGATATATATATGAGGGAATAGAGAGGGCAAAGATTGCAATCAAAGGATATTATAACAGTATTGAAGAGAAATATATGCCGATTTGGGATATAATTGATAGAAGATGGAATGTGCAGCTTCACTCGCCATTGCATGCAGCAGCAGCTTTCCTTAATCCATCCATTTTTTACGGCCCAAACTTTAAGGTTGATTTGAGGATGCGGAATGGGTTTCAAGAAGCCATGAGGAAGATGGCCACTGAAGATAGAGATAaaatagaaatcactaaagaacatcctatatatataaatgcaCAAGGTGCTCTTGGTACTGAGTTTGCAATCATGGGAAGGACATTGAATGCTGCAG GTGATTGGTGGGCAGGATATGGCTATGAAATCCCAACACTGCAGAGGGCTGCAATCCGGATATTGAGCCAACCTTGCAGTTCTCATTGGTGCGGGTGGAACTGGAGCTCCTTTGAGGCCCTGCATACCAAGAAACGCAACAGAATGGAGCTGGAGAAACTCAATGATTTGGTTCTGGTGCATTGCAATCTCCATTTACAAGCCATTATTCAGAGTAGGGATGGAAAATGTAAACCTATTATTTTTGATGAAATAGATGTTGGTTCTGAATGGCCCACTGAAATGGAATCTCCATCCCCTCTCTTGGATGATTCATGGTTGGACAATCTACCCCTTGAATGCAAAGGTAGTCCTTGA
- the LOC100253887 gene encoding flavonoid 3'-monooxygenase CYP75B137, protein MKPISDFLRKLTSSREWSLWWESSNSSDELTRVTLALALIFLAIYWCAWVFIKKQGAAPPPPGPRGLPLLGHLPFLDPELHSYFADLARIYGPILQLRLGSKVGVVVSSPALTREVLKDQDVTFANRDVPEAALEAAYGGSDIVWTPYGPEWRMLRKVCVREMLSSTTLDSVYALRHREIRQTVSHLYSQAGSPVNIGEQTFLTVLNVITSMLWGGTVKGEERTSLGAEFRQVVTEMTELLGKPNISDFYSSLARFDLQGIKKQMKGLALRFDGIFNSIIEQRMEMDKEGGSGGGKDFLQYLLKLKDEGDSKTPFTMTHLKALLMDMVVGGTDTTSNTVEFAMAEIMNKPEVMKKVEQELEAVVGKDNMVEESHIQKLPYLYAVMKETLRLHPALPLLVPHCPSEPCIVGGFSIPKGARVFINVWAIHRDPSIWKNPMEFDPERFLRGAWDYSGNDFSYFPFGSGRRICAGIAMAERMTMFSLATLLHSFHWKLPEGKLDLSEKFGIVLKKKVPLVAIPTPRLSDAALYK, encoded by the exons ATGAAACCCATCTCAGATTTTCTCAGGAAACTAACATCATCCAGAGAATGGTCGTTGTGGTGGGAAAGCAGCAACAGCAGCGACGAACTTACGCGAGTGACCCTCGCTTTAGCCTTAATCTTCCTTGCCATCTATTGGTGCGCATGGGTTTTCATCAAGAAGCAGGGTGCCGCACCACCGCCTCCGGGGCCACGCGGGCTGCCTCTCCTCGGTCACCTCCCGTTCCTGGACCCGGAGCTCCACTCCTACTTCGCTGACCTCGCCCGCATCTATGGCCCAATCCTGCAGCTTCGTCTCGGGTCCAAGGTCGGCGTGGTGGTGAGCTCACCGGCGCTGACCCGTGAAGTGCTCAAAGACCAGGACGTCACCTTCGCCAACCGCGATGTGCCAGAGGCGGCCCTCGAGGCGGCGTACGGAGGCTCCGACATAGTGTGGACCCCGTACGGGCCGGAGTGGAGGATGCTAAGAAAGGTGTGTGTGCGCGAGATGCTTAGCAGCACCACTCTGGACTCCGTCTACGCCCTCCGCCATCGTGAGATCCGTCAGACGGTCAGTCACTTGTACAGTCAGGCGGGGTCGCCGGTGAACATCGGGGAGCAAACGTTTTTGACGGTTCTGAACGTGATAACAAGCATGTTGTGGGGTGGGACGGTGAAGGGTGAAGAGAGGACAAGCCTCGGAGCGGAGTTCAGGCAAGTAGTGACGGAGATGACGGAGCTGTTGGGGAAGCCAAACATATCTGATTTTTATTCGAGTCTGGCCCGATTTGATTTGCAGGGCATAAAGAAACAGATGAAGGGATTAGCACTGAGGTTTGATGGGATTTTCAATTCAATAATTGAACAAAGGATGGAGATGGATAAAGAAGGTGGAAGCGGAGGAGGAAAGGATTTTCTACAGTATCTGTTGAAGCTCAAGGATGAAGGAGATTCCAAAACGCCTTTCACCATGACACACCTAAAGGCCCTTCTCATG GATATGGTGGTGGGTGGAACAGATACGACCTCCAACACAGTTGAATTTGCAATGGCTGAGATCATGAACAAACCAGAAGTGATGAAAAAAGTGGAACAAGAATTGGAGGCGGTGGTCGGCAAAGATAACATGGTAGAAGAGTCTCACATCCAAAAACTACCGTATTTATATGCAGTGATGAAAGAGACTCTGCGCCTGCACCCAGCACTCCCACTATTAGTCCCTCACTGCCCAAGTGAACCCTGCATTGTCGGAGGTTTTTCCATTCCAAAGGGGGCTCGTGTGTTTATTAACGTATGGGCGATTCATAGGGACCCTTCCATCTGGAAAAACCCAATGGAGTTTGATCCAGAGAGGTTTTTGAGGGGGGCATGGGACTACAGTGGAAATGACTTCAGTTATTTTCCGTTTGGTTCAGGGAGAAGAATATGTGCAGGTATAGCAATGGCAGAGAGAATGACGATGTTTTCCCTGGCAACGCTGTTGCATTCTTTCCATTGGAAATTACCGGAGGGCAAATTAGATCTTTCGGAAAAGTTTGGAATTGTTTTGAAGAAGAAGGTGCCTCTGGTGGCAATTCCCACTCCCAGGTTATCTGATGCAGCACTCTATAAGTAG
- the LOC100247282 gene encoding uncharacterized protein LOC100247282 isoform X2, with product MSFIYLHPIHLIMVRGRDACWEHCVLVDATRQKVRCNYCHREFSGGVYRMKFHLAQIKNKDIVSCTEVPNDVRDQIQSILSTPKKQKTPKKTKVDLAANGQQNSSSASGDFHPNHGSSGQHGSTCPLLFPRPSPSEQPAVDDEQKQKQDDADKKVAVFFFHNSVPFSAAKSMYYQEMVDAIAECGVGYKAPSYEKLRSTLMEKVKCDVNDCCKKLRDGWRATGCTILCDCWSDGRTKSLVVFSVTCPKGTLFLKSVDISGHADDAHYLYELLESVVLEVGLENVVQVITDSAASYVYAGRLLMAKYTTLFWSPCASFCIDKMLEDISKQEWVSTVLEEAKTITHYIYSHAWILNMMRKFTGGRELIRPRITRFVTNFLSLRSIVVQEDNLKLMFSHMDWMSSVYSRRPDAQNVKSLLYLERFWKSAHEAVSVSEPLVKVLRIVDGDMPAMGYIYEGIERAKIAIKGYYNSIEEKYMPIWDIIDRRWNVQLHSPLHAAAAFLNPSIFYGPNFKVDLRMRNGFQEAMRKMATEDRDKIEITKEHPIYINAQGALGTEFAIMGRTLNAAGDWWAGYGYEIPTLQRAAIRILSQPCSSHWCGWNWSSFEALHTKKRNRMELEKLNDLVLVHCNLHLQAIIQSRDGKCKPIIFDEIDVGSEWPTEMESPSPLLDDSWLDNLPLECKGSP from the exons ATGAGCTTTATATATTTGCATCCAATACACCTG ATAATGGTCCGAGGAAGAGATGCCTGTTGGGAGCACTGTGTCCTTGTTGATGCAACAAGACAGAAGGTTAGATGTAATTATTGTCATCGGGAGTTCAGTGGGGGGGTTTACAGGATGAAGTTTCATTTAGctcaaattaaaaacaaagacATAGTTTCCTGTACCGAAGTCCCAAATGATGTACGGGATCAGATACAAAGTATATTGAGCACCCCCAAGAAACAGAAAACTCCCAAGAAAACAAAGGTGGATCTAGCAGCCAATGGTCAACAAAATAGCTCTTCTGCTAGTGGTGACTTTCATCCTAACCATGGTTCTAGTGGACAGCATGGAAGCACCTGTCCTTTGTTATTTCCACGCCCTTCACCAAGTGAACAACCAGCAGTGGATGATGAACAAAAGCAAAAGCAGGATGATGCTGATAAAAAGGTTGctgtatttttctttcataattcTGTTCCTTTTAGTGCTGCTAAATCCATGTACTATCAGGAAATGGTGGATGCTATAGCTGAGTGTGGGGTGGGCTATAAAGCCCCAAGTTATGAAAAGTTGAGGTCTACTCTCATGGAAAAGGTGAAATGTGATGTAAATGATTGTTGCAAGAAACTTAGAGATGGGTGGAGAGCAACAGGTTGCACAATCTTGTGTGATTGCTGGTCTGATGGTAGGACCAAATCACTTGTGGTATTTTCAGTAACATGCCCAAAAGGGACGCTATTTCTTAAGTCAGTTGATATATCAGGGCATGCAGATGATGCACACTACTTGTATGAATTGCTTGAGTCAGTTGTTTTGGAGGTTGGTCTggaaaatgttgttcaagtaATAACTGACAGTGCTGCTAGCTATGTTTATGCAGGAAGGCTTCTGATGGCCAAGTACACAACATTGTTCTGGTCTCCTTGTGCTTCATTTTGTATTGACAAGATGTTGGAAGATATCAGTAAGCAAGAGTGGGTGAGTACAGTCTTGGAGGAGGCAAAGACCATCACACATTACATATATAGTCATGCATGGATTTTGAATATGATGAGAAAGTTCACTGGTGGAAGAGAGTTGATCCGCCCAAGAATTACTAGATTTGTGACCAATTTCCTCTCTTTGAGGTCCATTGTGGTTCAGGAAGACAATCTGAAACTCATGTTCTCTCATATGGACTGGATGTCATCTGTTTACAGTAGACGTCCTGATGCACAGAATGTGAAGTCCTTGTTGTATTTGGAGAGATTTTGGAAGTCTGCACATGAGGCTGTGAGCGTGTCTGAACCACTCGTTAAGGTTCTAAGGATTGTAGATGGGGACATGCCTGCTATGGGATATATATATGAGGGAATAGAGAGGGCAAAGATTGCAATCAAAGGATATTATAACAGTATTGAAGAGAAATATATGCCGATTTGGGATATAATTGATAGAAGATGGAATGTGCAGCTTCACTCGCCATTGCATGCAGCAGCAGCTTTCCTTAATCCATCCATTTTTTACGGCCCAAACTTTAAGGTTGATTTGAGGATGCGGAATGGGTTTCAAGAAGCCATGAGGAAGATGGCCACTGAAGATAGAGATAaaatagaaatcactaaagaacatcctatatatataaatgcaCAAGGTGCTCTTGGTACTGAGTTTGCAATCATGGGAAGGACATTGAATGCTGCAG GTGATTGGTGGGCAGGATATGGCTATGAAATCCCAACACTGCAGAGGGCTGCAATCCGGATATTGAGCCAACCTTGCAGTTCTCATTGGTGCGGGTGGAACTGGAGCTCCTTTGAGGCCCTGCATACCAAGAAACGCAACAGAATGGAGCTGGAGAAACTCAATGATTTGGTTCTGGTGCATTGCAATCTCCATTTACAAGCCATTATTCAGAGTAGGGATGGAAAATGTAAACCTATTATTTTTGATGAAATAGATGTTGGTTCTGAATGGCCCACTGAAATGGAATCTCCATCCCCTCTCTTGGATGATTCATGGTTGGACAATCTACCCCTTGAATGCAAAGGTAGTCCTTGA
- the LOC100242143 gene encoding uncharacterized protein LOC100242143 has translation MGEPFTIQISSKLINQLADGGEKLKKKTKKPRQKLPGGRLQSQTKVPEKQVFDDSETRKGTAAAGWPPQSLLYMPVSTPQPAIRELDAIRSVLQDSERVLERLKTQEEHMVQEVTQRAKDLHDKEFKLPYQKPIPCLAERDACLECYKENVNDALKCANVVRSFADCARRARQQVN, from the coding sequence ATGGGTGAACCATTTACAATCCAGATTAGTAGCAAGCTAATCAATCAACTTGCTGATGGTGGTgaaaagttgaagaagaaaaccaaGAAACCTAGACAGAAGTTACCAGGAGGCCGTCTACAGTCCCAAACTAAGGTACCTGAAAAGCAGGTTTTTGATGATTCTGAAACACGTAAGGGAACTGCTGCTGCAGGATGGCCACCTCAATCTCTATTATACATGCCAGTGTCCACTCCACAACCTGCAATTAGGGAGTTGGATGCAATTCGATCTGTCCTTCAAGATAGTGAGAGGGTTTTGGAAAGGTTGAAGACGCAGGAGGAGCATATGGTGCAGGAAGTAACGCAGAGAGCCAAGGATCTCCATGATAAGGAGTTCAAGCTTCCATACCAGAAGCCAATACCCTGTTTAGCTGAGAGAGATGCTTGCTTGGAATGCTACAAGGAAAATGTGAATGATGCCCTGAAGTGTGCCAATGTGGTAAGAAGTTTTGCAGATTGTGCCCGCAGAGCTAGGCAGCAAGTTAATTGA